One Brachyspira suanatina DNA segment encodes these proteins:
- a CDS encoding efflux RND transporter permease subunit, producing the protein MKNLIYFFANNRMLVNIIIFVSIMIGLYSYYNIDKESFPSTDLELMILQVVYPGASPLDVEQNAVIQIEDQLRTISGIDEFTSIITENAAIIFVQLDMEIDTSKAKDEIFRKMQSVPDMASEVQTIEITDINPKLTPIYNIGVHFKKGYNGDEKVLYDFSKELERQLKYVDGVADIRVQGRTDPEIKISADPKKLQEYYISLTDIVNSLSARNIRATSGDLKKPIYMDLEENEEEKTIVTMGQFENPTEATNVVVRSTFNGQRVRIQDLAKVDSGFVEKSIYVRINSVEGYSLSILKKENADIVKTTENINAFLKNNQNLIPENIEVTTMGETSRMVLALTNVATSNLIFGFIIILVVLLIFLDFKSALFTSIGMIVVIFITFSYIHFSDLTFNIISLAGIITVIGMVVDNSIVVCENIYDFQKVGKTGIDGTVEAVRDVVSPIMVATMTTVVAFMPMLLTKDVVGKLIAPFPKVVVVALIASLFQAIFLLPNNLQDKTKKNSKFNFLKKIKNPLDFDKEKLFNAMKNPFNKALKILLKFRYLVVLFFVILLIFSFFLAKDSLKKFILIYDTSSDSIMINIDSGIGNSIKNTMKYVEQIENAIYKSVDPKNLVAVNSVVGKQVNQNIVDISEESANLAGITVYLIPSTERKKTAYDIMDDINAELAKTSLRQELDALMVSVKLPMDPGKAVDIKIVGNDINQTRKVRDEVKAYLLSLNGVINYYDDDKIGKDELRVLFDYDEIAQLGMNVANVANELRTAYSGTVATSIQELDYKLDFRVQLNRDYIYDTNVLNNLVIPNTYNRLLYLKNVAKIVETNGVSAIRHYNGQRCITINADLVQGQNTSIQVMFAIQNKFKDISQRYPGVIIGFGGEADQTVGALDGLTVTLFIAIVLIYLILLLQFKKFAQPLMIMFLIPFTLTGVFIAFYVHGMPMSFIGFIGIVGLCGVLVNDGIIMIDLINKIIESGKTNPDALDNPKKFAFDSIVEGATQRLLPIFLTTVTTVGGLMPTVYGIGGDADLIVPIVMSLAYGLIFSTLITLIFLPCVFMIAVDLKLIKLK; encoded by the coding sequence ATGAAAAATTTAATATACTTTTTTGCTAATAATAGAATGCTGGTAAATATCATAATATTCGTTTCTATTATGATAGGTCTATATTCATACTATAATATAGATAAAGAATCATTCCCTTCTACAGACTTGGAATTAATGATTTTGCAAGTTGTTTATCCCGGAGCCTCTCCATTAGATGTTGAGCAAAATGCTGTTATACAAATAGAAGACCAATTAAGGACTATATCAGGAATAGATGAATTTACTTCTATAATAACAGAAAATGCTGCTATTATATTTGTACAGTTAGATATGGAAATAGATACAAGCAAAGCTAAAGATGAAATATTTAGAAAAATGCAAAGCGTACCAGATATGGCTTCAGAAGTTCAAACTATAGAGATAACAGATATAAACCCAAAATTGACTCCAATATATAATATAGGTGTACATTTCAAAAAAGGATATAATGGAGATGAAAAAGTTTTATACGATTTCAGTAAAGAGTTAGAAAGACAATTAAAATATGTTGATGGAGTTGCTGATATAAGGGTGCAGGGAAGAACAGATCCTGAAATAAAAATTTCAGCTGATCCTAAAAAACTTCAGGAATATTATATTTCTCTCACTGACATAGTAAATTCACTTTCTGCAAGAAACATAAGAGCTACAAGCGGTGATTTAAAAAAGCCTATTTATATGGATTTAGAAGAAAATGAAGAAGAAAAAACAATAGTTACAATGGGGCAATTTGAAAATCCTACAGAGGCTACTAATGTGGTTGTACGCTCTACTTTCAATGGTCAGAGAGTAAGGATACAGGATTTGGCAAAGGTAGACAGCGGTTTCGTTGAAAAGTCTATATATGTAAGAATAAACAGCGTAGAAGGATATTCATTAAGCATATTAAAAAAAGAAAATGCTGATATAGTAAAAACTACAGAAAATATAAATGCATTTCTTAAAAATAATCAAAATTTAATACCTGAAAATATTGAAGTTACAACTATGGGAGAAACTTCAAGAATGGTATTAGCTCTTACAAATGTTGCAACAAGCAATTTAATATTTGGTTTTATTATAATATTAGTGGTTCTTTTAATATTCTTAGATTTCAAAAGTGCCCTATTTACAAGCATAGGAATGATAGTTGTAATATTTATCACTTTTTCATATATACATTTCTCTGATTTAACATTCAATATAATATCTCTTGCCGGAATAATTACTGTTATAGGAATGGTTGTTGATAATAGTATTGTAGTGTGCGAAAATATATATGACTTTCAAAAGGTGGGAAAAACAGGTATTGACGGTACAGTAGAGGCTGTAAGAGATGTTGTAAGCCCTATAATGGTTGCTACTATGACTACCGTTGTTGCTTTTATGCCTATGCTTCTTACTAAAGATGTTGTAGGAAAATTGATTGCTCCTTTTCCTAAAGTTGTTGTAGTTGCTTTGATTGCCAGTTTATTTCAGGCTATATTCCTGCTTCCTAATAATTTGCAGGATAAAACTAAAAAGAATTCAAAATTTAATTTCCTAAAAAAAATAAAAAATCCATTAGATTTTGATAAAGAAAAACTATTCAATGCTATGAAGAATCCTTTTAATAAGGCTTTGAAAATATTATTAAAATTCAGATATCTTGTTGTTTTATTTTTTGTAATACTTTTGATATTTTCATTTTTCCTAGCAAAAGACAGCCTTAAAAAATTCATACTTATATATGATACAAGCTCAGACAGTATAATGATAAATATCGATTCAGGAATAGGAAACTCTATTAAAAACACTATGAAATATGTTGAGCAAATAGAAAATGCCATATACAAATCTGTTGATCCTAAAAACTTAGTTGCAGTAAATAGTGTAGTTGGAAAACAGGTTAATCAAAATATAGTTGATATTTCAGAGGAATCTGCAAATCTTGCCGGCATTACAGTTTATCTTATACCTTCTACAGAAAGAAAAAAAACAGCCTATGATATAATGGACGATATAAATGCCGAATTAGCAAAAACAAGTTTAAGACAGGAGCTTGATGCTTTGATGGTGTCAGTTAAACTTCCAATGGATCCGGGAAAAGCAGTTGATATAAAAATCGTAGGTAATGATATCAATCAAACTAGAAAAGTAAGAGATGAAGTAAAAGCATATTTACTTAGTTTAAACGGGGTTATAAATTATTATGATGATGACAAGATAGGAAAAGATGAATTAAGAGTATTATTCGACTATGATGAAATAGCTCAATTAGGTATGAATGTTGCTAATGTTGCAAATGAACTTAGAACTGCATACAGCGGAACAGTTGCAACATCAATACAGGAACTTGATTATAAATTAGATTTTAGAGTTCAGTTAAACAGAGATTATATATATGACACTAATGTACTTAATAATTTAGTAATACCTAATACTTATAACAGACTTCTTTATTTGAAAAATGTTGCTAAAATAGTTGAAACTAATGGAGTATCTGCAATAAGGCATTATAATGGACAGAGATGTATAACAATCAATGCAGATTTAGTTCAGGGACAAAATACATCTATACAGGTAATGTTTGCCATACAGAATAAATTCAAAGATATAAGCCAAAGATATCCTGGTGTTATAATAGGATTTGGAGGAGAGGCTGATCAAACAGTAGGTGCTTTAGATGGGCTTACAGTTACATTATTTATAGCAATAGTTTTGATATATTTAATATTATTATTACAATTTAAAAAATTCGCTCAGCCTTTGATGATAATGTTCTTAATACCATTTACATTAACAGGGGTATTCATAGCATTTTATGTTCATGGAATGCCTATGTCATTTATAGGTTTTATAGGTATAGTAGGATTATGCGGTGTACTTGTTAATGATGGTATTATAATGATAGACTTAATAAACAAAATCATAGAATCAGGTAAAACAAATCCTGATGCTTTAGATAATCCTAAAAAGTTTGCATTTGATTCTATAGTTGAAGGCGCTACTCAAAGACTTTTACCTATATTCTTAACTACAGTAACTACAGTTGGAGGATTGATGCCTACCGTTTATGGTATAGGAGGAGATGCTGATTTGATAGTGCCTATAGTTATGAGTTTAGCTTACGGACTTATATTCTCAACATTAATAACATTGATATTTTTACCTTGTGTATTTATGATAGCAGTGGATTTGAAACTTATAAAATTAAAATAA